A DNA window from Setaria viridis chromosome 2, Setaria_viridis_v4.0, whole genome shotgun sequence contains the following coding sequences:
- the LOC117844699 gene encoding TORTIFOLIA1-like protein 1, translated as MATALSKSAVKSHPRSPTTAQPPPPPNPGAAAAGGGAAAAAPSSGPAAGAMPSKNAAMAELKSRVLAALAKLSDRDTHHIAVEDLDRIIRAPPSPDAVPMLLNALASDSQGLASPARRESLRLLATLCASHPDAAAPHLHKALAHLARRLKDPASDTSVRDACRDAAGQLAAVYLRPLAASGVAEAGNATVTLFVKPLFEVMGEQSKAVQGGAAACLAKTVEGAGPGPGVIGMFGKLGPRICKLLGGQGVQAKAALLGVMGSLAQVGAISSQNMPQTLQSIRDCLENSDWATRKAAADTLCVLATHSGHLIGDGAAPTIAALEACRFDKVRPVRDSMIDAVQLWKKLTGEDANDGRNKDPADGEGKLDTKRSMQRSGKSESFEDSSPDSPSNNAKGSSIAEKAAVLLKKRSTLTDRELNPEFFQKLETRKTDGLAVEVVVPRKTLQSHLRSEEPEEDGDHVGPANSNGSAEDEANLTQMRASSNFQNIRDRWTNQRGNRNKDAKARASDVEDRGEPSAKDTMNIPGEGPFINNKTNWLAIQRQLSHLERQQTSLMNMLQDFMGGSHDSMVTLENRVRGLERVVEEMAREISLSSGRRGGGPALGFDSSPGRSSKYNGFHEYSNSKFGRSGDGRMGFAERYFSADGASGLRSPSWRPDSEQWDYAYSGSRSGMNARRGLDSVSSDNRMPRNERSNDQAGPRRGWDKGQGPFRFGEGPSARSAWRASKDEATLEAIRVAGEDNGSSRAAARVAIPELDGEALNDDNQGDERGPLWDAWTRAMDAVHVDDMDSAYAEVLSTGDAELLVKLMEQTGPVVDQLSNEVANEVLHAVGQFLVEESFYDVALTWLQQLTDLVMENGSDYLGIPLDAKQDLLLGLHEATAIELPDDWEGATPVQIMKQLASSWRIDLQQLVN; from the exons ATGGCGACCGCGCTCTCCAAATCCGCCGTCAAATCCCACCCCAGGTCGCCCACCACCGcgcagccgcctccgccgcccaaccccggcgccgcggcggccggcgggggagcggcggcggcggcgccgtcgtcggggcccgccgccggcgcgatGCCGTCGAAGAacgcggcgatggcggagctCAAGTCGCGCGTGCTCGCCGCGCTGGCGAAGCTGTCCGACCGCGACACCCACCACATCGCCGTCGAGGACCTCGACCGCATCatccgcgcgccgccgtcgcccgacGCCGTGCCCATGCTGCTCAACGCGCTCGCCTCCGACTCCCAGGGGCTCGCGTCACCCGCCAGGCGCGAGTCGCTGCGCCTCCTCGCCACGCTCTGCGCCTCCcacccggacgccgccgcgccgcacctCCACAAGGCGCTTGCCCACCTCGCGCGGCGGCTCAAGGACCCGGCTTCGGATACCTCCGTGCGCGACGCATGCCGAGACGCCGCGGGCCAGCTCGCGGCGGTGTACCTCCGGCCGCTGGCCGCTTCGGGCGTTGCTGAGGCGGGCAATGCGACCGTCACGCTGTTCGTGAAGCCGCTGTTCGAGGTGATGGGGGAGCAGAGCAAGGCAGTGCAGGGGGGAGCGGCTGCCTGCCTCGCCAAGACGGTGGAAGGGGCAGGGCCTGGGCCTGGTGTCATCGGGATGTTTGGGAAGCTCGGTCCTAGGATTTGCAAACTGCTTGGTGGCCAAGGCGTGCAGGCGAAGGCAGCACTGCTGGGCGTCATGGGAAGTTTGGCACAG GTTGGAGCAATCAGCTCCCAGAATATGCCGCAAACTCTGCAAAGTATTCGTGACTGTCTTGAGAACAGCGACTGGGCTACTAGAAAAGCAGCTGCTGATACATTATGTGTCTTGGCTACCCATTCAGGTCACTTGATAGGTGATGGGGCAGCCCCAACCATAGCTGCTCTCGAGGCTTGCCGTTTTGATAAG GTAAGGCCTGTTAGAGATAGCATGATTGATGCAGTACAGTTGTGGAAAAAGTTAACTGGAGAAGATGCAAATG ATGGTAGAAATAAGGACCCAGCTGATGGTGAAGGGAAGCTGGACACAAAAAGGTCAATGCAAAGAAGTGGAAAATCAGAATCCTTTGAAGATTCCTCCCCAGATTCACCTAGTAACAATGCGAAGGGCAGTAGCATAGCTGAAAAGGCTGCAGTTCTTTTAAAGAAAAGATCGACATTAACTGACAGGGAACTGAACCCTGAATTTTTCCAAAAGCTTGAGACAAGGAAAACAGATGGCTTGGCCGTTGAGGTTGTAGTCCCCCGCAAGACTCTACAATCTCATTTGAGAAGTGAAGAACCAGAAGAAGATGGTGATCATGTTGGTCCAGCTAACAGCAATGGATCAGCTGAAGACGAAGCAAATCTGACTCAAATGCGTGCTAGCTCTAATTTTCAAAACATTCGAGATAGATGGACTAACCAAAGGGGAAATAGGAACAAAGATGCAAAAGCTAGGGCATCTGATGTTGAAGATAGGGGTGAACCCAGTGCAAAAGACACTATGAACATCCCTGGAGAAGGCCCATTCATAAATAATAAAACAAATTGGTTAGCCATACAGAGGCAGTTGTCACATTTGGAGAGACAGCAAACCAGTCTCATGAACATGCTGCAG GATTTCATGGGCGGATCTCATGACAGCATGGTTACTCTAGAGAACAGAGTGCGTGGTCTTGAGAGAGTTGTTGAGGAAATGGCGAGGGAAATATCACTCTCTTCAGGCCGGAGAGGTGGTGGTCCAGCGCTGGGCTTTGATTCATCTCCTGGCAGATCATCTAAATACAATGGTTTCCATGAATATTCTAATTCAAAATTTGGGAGGAGTGGTGATGGACGGATGGGATTTGCAGAAAGGTATTTTTCTGCAGATGGTGCTTCTGGTTTAAGAAGCCCTTCTTGGAGACCAGATTCTGAACAATGGGACTATGCTTATTCTGGATCAAGAAGTGGTATGAATGCGAGAAGAGGATTAGATTCTGTTTCGTCTGACAATAGGATGCCAAGAAATGAACGAAGTAATGATCAAGCAGGTCCTCGAAGAGGTTGGGACAAAGGGCAGGGACCCTTTAGATTTGGTGAGGGTCCTTCTGCTCGCAGTGCTTGGCGGGCCTCAAAAGATGAAGCAACACTGGAAGCTATTAGAGTGGCTGGTGAAGATAATGGAAGTTCAAGGGCTGCTGCAAGAGTAGCTATTCCTGAACTGGATGGAGAAGCTTTGAATGATGACAATCAAGGGGATGAAAGAGGCCCACTTTGGGATGCCTGGACCCGTGCAATGGATGCTGTTCATGTTGATGATATGGACTCTGCATATGCTGAGGTTCTTTCAACTGGTGATGCCGAACTACTTGTAAAGTTGATGGAGCAAACTGGACCAGTTGTTGATCAACTTTCAAATGAGGTTGCAAATGAAGTCCTACATGCTGTGGGGCAGTTTCTTGTGGAAGAAAGCTTCTATGATGTAGCCTTGACCTGGCTTCAGCAG TTGACCGATTTGGTAATGGAAAACGGTTCTGATTATCTTGGGATCCCTCTAGACGCGAAGCAAGACCTTCTACTGGGACTTCATGAGGCTACAGCGATCGAGCTGCCCGATGATTGGGAAGGAGCGACACCAGTGCAGATAATGAAGCAGCTGGCTTCATCCTGGCGCATCGACCTGCAACAGCTTGTCAATTAG
- the LOC117843472 gene encoding protein LHCP TRANSLOCATION DEFECT, whose protein sequence is MASIPCTFQLSARTAAASRRVSPRAAAQAQGQGLRTPLLGSGAARRGLGWLRPSRLSRVVPASESGRVGPTCWFRFGNKDAEGAGIYGSQARDDFDRDDVEQYFNYMGMLAVEGTYDKMEALLNQDIHPVDILLMLAASEGDRPKIEELLRAGAKYDVKDVDGRTALDRASDETREFILGFAAKKA, encoded by the exons ATGGCGTCCATCCCGTGCACCTTCCAGCTGAGcgccaggacggcggcggcgtcgaggagggtgtcgccgcgggcggcggctcaGGCGCAGGGGCAGGGGCTGCGGACGCCGCTGCTGggctccggcgcggcgcggcgcgggctcgGGTGGCTGCGGCCGTCGCGGCTAAGCCGGGTGGTGCCGGCGAGCGAGAGCGGGCGTGTGGGCCCCACGTGCTGGTTCAGGTTCGGGAACAAGGACGCCGAGGGCGCCGGCATCTACGGCAGCCAGGCCAGGGACGACTTCGACCGCGACGACGTCGAGCAG TACTTCAATTACATGGGGATGCTGGCGGTGGAAGGCACCTACGACaagatggaggcgctgctgaACCAGGACATCCACCCGGTGGACATCCTCCTCATGCTGGCCGCCTCCGAGGGGGACAGGCCCAAGATCGAGGAGCTGCTCCGCGCCGGCGCCAAGTACGACGTCAAGGACGTCGACGGCCGGACGGCGCTCGACCGGGCCTCCGACGAGACCAGGGAGTTCATCCTCGGCTTCGCCGCCAAGAAGGCCTGA
- the LOC117843473 gene encoding uncharacterized protein, whose translation MPCATELVHGEGGAIKVGTTGTIGSLMTRELDSIKVAPQAAATPRLRRQGCPVSVSCGTPRKIVLRKSSSDVSSSSNGNRTDRVGAEETCKPRRVSRRNTFDSPMLRSDCALVDRSPNTSKGKKGSGYGVEVVDVKCGNPMSSRLRKLGFSKLSETFA comes from the coding sequence ATGCCGTGCGCTACTGAGCTCGTCCATGGCGAGGGCGGCGCGATCAAGGTGGGCACAACGGGCACCATCGGCTCACTCATGACGAGAGAGCTAGACTCCATTAAGGTCGCGCCACAAGCAGCCGCCACCCCGCGCCTGAGGCGCCAGGGCTGTCCGGTTTCAGTGTCATGTGGCACTCCCCGGAAGATCGTCCTGAGGAAGAGCTCGTCAGACGtctccagcagcagcaacggcaACAGAACCGACCGTGTGGGCGCCGAAGAGACCTGCAAGCCGAGGAGGGTCTCCCGGCGAAACACATTCGACTCCCCGATGCTGCGCTCCGATTGCGCGCTCGTCGACCGGAGCCCGAACACCAgcaaggggaagaaggggagtgGGTACGGCGTCGAGGTGGTGGACGTCAAGTGCGGTAACCCGATGAGCAGCCGGCTCAGGAAGCTCGGCTTCTCCAAGCTGTCGGAGACGTTCGCATAG